The Etheostoma cragini isolate CJK2018 chromosome 15, CSU_Ecrag_1.0, whole genome shotgun sequence genome window below encodes:
- the rrn3 gene encoding RNA polymerase I-specific transcription initiation factor RRN3, whose amino-acid sequence MEIDARDFLNSPPVKTVRFGGSVVETLAKHKQGDSSDYELLKHQLADPDIRDAQIINWLQEFRSSVTQLTKDHEQLIYTILRIPWVGRSQAVVEEYMAFLGNLVSAQTVYLCACLRMVVSHFTPKRVTIREAGVDISDSDDEDENLPRNFDRCHQALQLVTRYVPSTSRFLMPILHENFPFIQKSSRTLECYVHNVLRVTVYIPAIRRDVLELIIGKMLKLDVSASRSDIEEAEENAVQNQLAEESTEEGLFDMDEDMSADGPCRTAAMAHPVADRLDSLMAVLMAYIKDFCHVNGSLSVERTKDLYRDLLSVFDKLILPTHASCHVQYTLFYLCSFRVALAEAFLDHLWKILQSPSQPAVLRQAAAGYLGSFLARAKFIPVITVRGCLDLLVSWTHRYIDSQDSSGRQACCDISLHGPFYTACQAVFYTLIFRHRALLEGSMKTGLEYLQSLNLERLVMCQLNPLKVCLPAVTSTFAAITRTYQVVFCYTIIERNNRHVLPVVRSSAGGDRVTTNTNPLDSFFPFDPYLLRRSGHLIEPLYQVWEEVSDAELLPTKTGPQGSREDEDDFLCGETPQTEGIVGMTPSSYDSSLRSPSDVGSPPLGFQRP is encoded by the exons ATGGAGATAGACGCTCGGGACTTCTTGAACTCTCCTCCGGTGAAGACCGTCAGATTTGGAGGCAGTGTTGTGGAAACGTTAGCTAAACACAAACAG GGAGACTCGAGTGACTACGAGCTGCTGAAACATCAGCTGGCGGATCCTGATATCAGG GATGCTCAGATCATCAACTGGCTTCAAGAGTTTCGGAGTTCTGTGACCCAGCTGACCAAGGACCATGAGCAGCTCATCTACACTATCTTG aggATTCCGTGGGTGGGCCGGAGCCAGGCCGTGGTGGAGGAGTACATGGCCTTCCTGGGGAACCTGGTCTCAGCCCAGACGGTGTACCTGTGTGCCTGCCTCAGGATGGTCGTCTCCCACTTCACTCCCA AGAGGGTGACCATCCGTGAAGCAGGGGTGGATATCTCGGATTCAGATGACGAAGATGAAA ACCTCCCCAGAAACTTTGACCGGTGTCACCAGGCGCTGCAGCTCGTCACCAGATACGTCCCATC CACGAGTCGCTTTCTGATGCCCATTCTTCACGAGAACTTCCCCTTTATACAGAAATCCTCCAGAACACTG GAGTGTTACGTCCACAACGTCCTGAGGGTGACCGTGTACATACCGGCAATTCGACGAGACGTTCTGGAGCTGATCATCGGAAAGATGCTCAAACTGGAT GTGAGTGCGTCCCGGTCAGACATCGAGGAGGCGGAAGAAAACGCGGTGCAGAACCAGCTGGCGGAGGAATCGACTGAGGAAGGACTCTTTGACATG gacGAGGACATGTCTGCAGATGGTCCCTGTAGGACGGCGGCGATGGCCCACCCGGTGGCGGACAGGCTGGACTCCCTCATGGCGGTTCTGATGGCTTACATCAAGGACTTCTGCCACGTCAATG GCTCTCTTAGTGTTGAAAGGACTAAGGATCTGTACCGAGATTTGTTGAGCGTGTTTGACAAGCTCATTCTGCCAACACATGCCTCCTGCCATGTCCAGTACACACTCTTTTACCTCTGCAGCTTCAGAGTG GCGTTGGCCGAGGCCTTCCTGGACCACCTGTGGAAGATCCTGCAGAGTCCCTCTCAGCCTGCCGTCCTCCGCCAGGCTGCTGCCGGGTACCTGGGGAGCTTCCTGGCCCGGGCCAAGTTCATTCCTGTAAT caCTGTGCGGGGCTGTCTGGACCTGCTGGTCTCCTGGACCCATCGCTACATCGACAGCCAGGACAGCAGCGGCAGGCAGGCCTGCTGCGACATCAGTCTGCACGGGCCCTTCTACACCGCCTGCCAGGCCGTCTTCTACACCCTCATCTTCAGACACAGGGCCCTGCTGGAGGGCAGCATGAAGACAG gtCTGGAGTACCTGCAGAGTCTGAACCTGGAGCGGCTGGTCATGTGTCAGCTGAACCCCCTCAAAGTGTGCCTGCCTGCCGTCACCAGCACGTTCGCCGCCATCACCag gaCGTACCAGGTGGTGTTCTGCTACACCATCATAGAGAGGAACAACCGCCACGTGCTGCCGGTGGTCCGCAGCTCCGCCGGGGGGGACCGGGTGACCACTAACACAAACCCCCTGGACAGCTTCTTCCCCTTCGACCCCTACCTGCTCCGGag GTCCGGTCACCTGATTGAGCCCCTGTACCAGGTCTGGGAGGAAGTGTCGGATGCAGAGCTGCTACCCACCAAAACAGGACCACAG ggcTCACGGGAGGACGAGGACGACTTCCTGTGTGGGGAGACGCCCCAGACCGAGGGCATTGTGGGAATGACACCCAGCTCCTACGACTCGAGCCTGCGCAGCCCGAGCGACGTGGGCTCCCCCCCCCTCGGCTTCCAGAGACCCTGA